Proteins from one Sabethes cyaneus chromosome 2, idSabCyanKW18_F2, whole genome shotgun sequence genomic window:
- the LOC128735824 gene encoding uncharacterized protein LOC128735824 — protein MEHTNISHCYEQTPPSSSLPAGNVSPSTLKKQKRLGPAPIASFEDTMAEEKNRMDTPGQSYKTRRYSSKETDSPKKQSPSNTVGSTVALAPSTPRIDISRASSHSSHHDSRDSSPENVFDQVGTGTLQDTGVLGYREEGAMDLRSSTEELQFMEPEKGRTEREKPQAPRYSPIMFKLDEQQQMSVYHQRKDSASSDVAAFLCISGRTSRISSVGSQGSANSKLSGVSGISRSPSPHRMLLETSFCGPKPLQGATDGCIPSSIEPITAQMLEQVILSRKKDPTEAVLAEGISIETTLISSGMKSNTAHEAELTRRKSDSNANITRKEDIIQMPQTSRSISNKRYIPPTDLNKPIIGVMPSGTEYIRIKLKPDHCYSDNGIADNERILDDDQKKPNSLNLENANKKTHGSGASPKPTRQNIISRENNSRSPSPANTTFSRKSSFCSIFKRKDSASPDSPSASHVRKKSSSTVSHEFRERSRSKSRERDPTSVNSTPNQQKSVLAIFKPKKNGMKSKSPSPNDPYPHSVVASTSNVDYKNKNDTSSESSRSHLRYYDTPLDGKSIHIPLHTPPEEKHLKSLLPTPVPKLNTEPEIIPGKVSPSTQSVNLSNNCTVTIHNRPKPMPPLKCYRIENPDGSITIPLKSPTEEKERDSLWSMDVQRNSSQESQETVISAVPPQHSNTQLIHTHALPSSKLQNGVTQPKQDDAESVSRENSKDNGSVIANMTAKERKQLLFSMKMGSGSQEQVFTTQFSISKTESQCSQLSEAINNVAIEPVPADRKDSTPSDIATVVYRNKQLDNVKHRRTKEQFSRTDSLSGDSIDFHRHSRYIENPEEVLSLQHKEELLKRENELQATLSEESSVSLESKNALKVPDRKPTASNDEQGVSSESEKDSEVDSTTTCKHIHSSMLAIEDHESAGLVLQESFDDELPYIPTTLPEERSIGVKLVPMKERAQIEMKTCPVERPRSTTPIHPASLENYCGFSAVEDTDSNLVRGEKLRISLPKKHDSTVERPTKSWSPRKASISSGKNWFEFAEQGIGSTNQALSASSSEKKVPVQQTNVEEEPPPLPPRKAVQQWIDFESIPEKRKQPKRITSLRQKESSVENTAITEVLYNYVKPEECQCECHESERESGKPRQSIPHSEIEDQQPLLQQDLLDEFNRRDDDSLHTLLNQEKDGTNPTVGDQQL, from the exons ATGGAACATACCAATATCAGTCATTGTTATGAGCAAACGCCACCTTCGTCAAGCCTTCCTGCCGGGAATGTGTCCCCTTCaactttaaaaaaacaaaaaaggctTGGCCCCGCACCGATTGCATCTTTTGAGGATACCATGGCTGAGGAGAAAAATCGA ATGGACACGCCAGGTCAAAGCTATAAAACCCGCCGGTACAGTTCCAAAGAGACCGACTCTCCAAAAAAACAATCTCCTTCCAATACAGTGGGTAGTACAGTTGCACTAGCACCGTCAACACCCCGCATAGATATTAGCAGAGCTTCATCGCATTCATCCCATCATGACAGTAGAGACAGCAGTCCAGAAAATGTATTTGATCAG GTCGGCACTGGAACGTTGCAGGATACTGGTGTACTGGGATATAGAGAGGAGGGAGCTATGGATCTTCGCAGCTCAACTGAAGAATTACAGTTTATGGAACCCGAAAAAGGAAGGACTGAAAGAGAAAAACCACAAGCACCG AGATACTCGCCTATCATGTTCAAATTGGATGAGCAACAACAAATGTCGGTGTATCATCAGCGTAAAGATTCTGCAAGCTCGGATGTTGCGGCATTTTTATGCATTTCTGGTCGCACTAGCCGAATATCGAGTGTGGGTAGTCAAGGATCAGCAAATAGTAAGCTTTCCGGTGTATCTGGCATCTCTCGATCACCGTCTCCTCACCGGATGCTACTGGAAACCTCATTCTGTGGGCCGAAGCCTTTACAAGGAGCTACTGATGGTTGCATTCCAAGTAGCATCGAACCAATAACTGCACAAATGCTTGAACAAGTAATTTTGTCTAGAAAGAAAGATCCTACCGAAGCGGTACTAGCTGAAGGTATTAGCATAGAAACAACATTAATTAGCAGTGGTATGAAAAGCAATACAGCTCATGAAGCAGAGTTAACCAGAAGAAAATCTGATAGTAATGCCAACATAACTCGAAAAGAAGACATAATTCAAATGCCGCAGACTAGCAGAAGCATTTCGAATAAACGTTACATCCCACCTACAGATCTAAATAAACCTATTATTGGTGTGATGCCTAGCGGAACTGAATACATAAGAATAAAACTAAAACCAGATCACTGCTATAGCGATAACGGAATTGCTGACAATGAACGTATTTTAGATGATGATCAAAAAAAGCCAAACTCTCTGAACTTGGAAAATGCCAACAAGAAAACGCATGGTTCTGGCGCTAGCCCAAAACCAACCCGTCAGAATATAATTTCCCGAGAAAATAATAGCCGGTCCCCATCACCAGCCAATACAACATTTTCAAGAAAAAGCTCATTCTGttcaatttttaaacgaaaagatTCTGCAAGCCCAGATTCTCCTAGCGCAAGTCATGTTAGAAAAAAGAGCAGTTCAACTGTTTCCCATGAATTTAGAGAACGATCGCGCAGTAAAAGCAGAGAACGTGATCCTACTTCGGTGAATTCTACGCCTAATCAACAAAAATCAGTTTTGGCAATATTTAAACCCAAGAAAAATGGTATGAAGTCAAAGTCCCCATCACCAAATGATCCATATCCTCACAGTGTAGTGGCCAGCACATCAAATGTCGactataaaaacaaaaacgatacgTCTAGTGAAAGTTCGCGATCCCACCTAAGATACTATGATACACCTTTAGATGGTAAAAGTATTCACATACCTTTACATACTCCTCCAGAGGaaaaacatttgaaatctttgtTGCCGACCCCAGTGCCCAAATTGAATACGGAACCAGAAATAATTCCTGGGAAAGTATCTCCTTCCACCCAATCAGTGAACTTAAGCAATAACTGTACTGTTACTATTCATAATAGGCCTAAACCAATGCCCCCTCTCAAATGCTATCGAATAGAAAACCCAGATGGTAGCATAACTATTCCATTGAAATCGCCTACAGAGGAAAAAGAACGGGACAGTTTGTGGAGCATGGATGTACAACGCAACAGTTCCCAAGAAAGTCAAGAAACTGTTATTTCTGCTGTGCCTCCGCAACATAGCAATACACAATTGATCCACACACATGCCTTACCTTCATCCAAACTACAAAATGGGGTTACTCAACCTAAACAAGACGATGCTGAATCAGTGTCGCGAGAAAATTCAAAGGATAATGGGTCGGTAATTGCTAACATGACTGCCAAAGAAAGAAAACAATTGCTGTTTTCTATGAAAATGGGATCAGGTAGTCAAGAGCAAGTATTCACTACACAGTTTAGCATTTCAAAAACAGAAAGTCAGTGTAGTCAGTTATCGGAAGCAATCAATAACGTAGCAATTGAACCCGTACCGGCGGATAGGAAAGATTCAACGCCATCTGATATAGCAACGGTAGTATATCGTAACAAACAACTAGACAATGTTAAACACAGGAGGACAAAAGAACAATTCAGTAGGACTGATAGCTTATCGGGCGACTCCATAGACTTTCATAGACATTCACGCTATATAGAAAATCCTGAAGAAGTCCTTAGTCTTCAGCATAAAGAAGAATTACTCAAACGAGAAAACGAACTACAAGCCACACTTAGTGAAGAGTCTTCTGTCTCATTGGAAAGTAAGAATGCGTTAAAAGTGCCCGATAGAAAGCCAACGGCTTCCAACGATGAACAAGGAGTTTCTTCAGAAAGTGAAAAAGATTCTGAAGTAGATTCTACCACCACGTGTAAACATATTCATTCCAGTATGTTGGCAATCGAGGATCATGAAAGTGCAGGTTTAGTGTTGCAAGAATCATTTGATGATGAATTACCCTATATACCTACTACGCTGCCAGAGGAACGATCAATAGGTGTAAAGCTAGTTCCAATGAAGGAACGCGCTCAAATAGAAATGAAAACATGCCCAGTGGAACGACCCAGATCAACAACACCGATACATCCGGCATCATTAGAGAATTACTGTGGTTTTAGTGCAGTTGAGGATACCGATAGTAATCTAGTTCGAGGAGAAAAGCTACGTATCAGTCTGCCTAAAAAACATGATTCAACAGTAGAAAGACCAACGAAGAGTTGGTCTCCGCGTAAGGCATCTATTTCATCTGGCAAGAATTGGTTCGAATTTGCGGAACAAGGCATAGGCAGCACCAATCAGGCATTGTCTGCCAGTAGTAGCGAGAAAAAGGTGCCTGTGCAACAAACTAATGTAGAAGAAGAGCCACCTCCTCTACCACCGCGCAAAGCAGTTCAACAATGGATTGACTTTGAAAGTATtccagaaaaacgaaaacaaccaAAACGCATAACATCTCTTCGCCAAAAAGAATCGTCAGTAGAAAACACTGCAATCACAGAAGTATTGTATAATTATGTAAAGCCCGAAGAATGCCAATGTGAGTGCCATGAAAGCGAGCGAGAGAGTGGTAAACCACGGCAGTCCATACCACACAGTGAAATCGAAGACCAACAACCATTATTGCAACAGGACCTGTTGGATGAATTCAATAGAAG GGACGACGATTCTCTTCATACTCTACTTAATCAAGAGAAGGATGGAACGAATCCAACTGTTGGTGATCAACAACTTTAA